The Saccharomyces mikatae IFO 1815 strain IFO1815 genome assembly, chromosome: 2 sequence CTGCTATTTTACTGAGATCATCGTAAGTGACAAAACAATAAAACTAGAATTTTATTTACAGAACATTTAGAGAATTTAAGGTGAGATGAAAGAAAGGTACACTTTTGAAGAGGAGTTTAGAGTCGAAGGATGAGATCTGGCTGGTCAGATTTTTCTCCTCCGTGCCCGCATTTTCTCGTTCCCATTGCAGAGTTGTCACCTTACCTTCATGCGCATTTAGCTCCGCCCCCGGATTTTATTGTCCGTGCTATCATACTTCAATAACTTAAATACCAtggaaagaataatatcaaGATCCTTTTCTCCGAAAATAAATCAATACTATAAACGCTGTATATAGCACgtcaaattaaaaaatcttgaagatATTTATGCTTTAAATATGACTTTAGTCAAGTATGCATGTGACTTTTGTCGAGTCCGGCGAGTGAAGTGTGATGGTAAAAAACCATGTAGTCGTTGCATCCAGCATGATTTCGAATGTACTTATCAACAACCgttaagaaaaagaggTCCGAAGCGCATTGGTGATAGAAACCTAAAATACATAACCGAGGCTCagaaatataaagataataatgatagtTGTACAAATACGGCGGAAATATCTATGAAGGTTCCCAAAAAGCTGATTGATCGATGTTTGAGACTGTACCATGATAACCTATACGTGATCTGGCCTTTGCTCTCTTACGATGAACTTCATAAACTTTTGAACGAAAAATACGATGACCGTTACGTTTATTGGTTTCTCGTAGCTCTATCAGCGGCCACACTTAGTGATCTGCAAACCGAATTAGAGTCTGAAAATGGATTCTCTTTTACTGGAAAGAAATTGTCCATTCTTTGTATATCATCGCGCCAACAGTTTGATGACCTCAGTGGAAGAGACATATTTAGGATTATGACTTATTACTGTTTAGTGCGTTGTTTTTCACAATATTCCGATATAAGAAATTCGTATCGACTTTGTTGTGAAGCGGTCGGTCTCATCACAATTTCTGGATTGCATCGTGAAAAGTCCTATGAATCATTCTCATTCTGTGAGCAACAGCTTCTAAGGAAGGTATATTATTTGCTTCTCTTGACAGAAAGATACTATTCCGTCTACGTTCATCGTGTAACAAGTTTAGATGATACTGTTTCCCTACCACAATCTGAGTTTGTAACAGATCCTCGACTATCTTTGGATAgtttttttgagatgatCCGAGTTTTTACTGTACCAGGAAAATGCTTCTTTGATGCTTTGGCTACTGAGGCTTCTAACACTTCTTGCACTGAAGACtcactgaaaaaaatatggaaaGAGCTTCATACGGCATCTCTCGAAATAGAGCCATGGTCTTATGGCTACGTCGacatttcattttcgaGGCACTGGATTAGGACGCTGGCTTGGAAACTAGTATTTCAAATGAACGGTAcaaagtttttttcaaatgctaATAATGCACATATATTGGTCGATATTGCTAGAGACATGATAGACGATATATTCTTAACCCCAAAAAATCTATATGTCGTTCATGGGCCTACAATACCAATGAAAGCACTAGAAATAGCAAATGCATTAGTAGACGTTATAAATCAGCACGACAAAAATACAGAATCAGAAGCTTGGAACGTTCTATGTGAGGTATCAAATTTTGTTTGCTCTCTAAAGCACTACGATGGTAGTTTGATTGAGAGTTTTGTGGCTAAATGCCAAAATTCTCTTATTTCTCTTCCATTATTCGAATTTCAGGGCTCAAGTGACAATTTAAAAGATGATTTAGATGTAGTTTCTTGATCAGATTATATTTTCTGATATAAATACCCTTCAAAATAATTGTAGAATTAGTTGCAACTGTTAAAATTCTGGGAAAGAGATAGCAACATCAGGGAATTTTGAATACGAATAATAGTAAAATCATGAATAACACTAATATACTAATACTAATACTAATACTAAGTTCAATAAAAGCTGTAACCGACAATGCCTACATCAAAAGGTACTTCAAGATATAAGAGAACGTTCATTAGGCGTTAAAGTGTACAAAAGTAAACATTTTGCATAGCAGAGAATTAGGAGGAAAAGGCCTTTTTATTGGAAATTGCCAGGGACTTGAAGGATCAGCTGGAGAAGAACCTTTTGTAGATTGGTCTATCATCATGGCCTATCGCATCTGAATCGTAGTCTGCCGTTCTTCTTTCTGGTGGCACCCATGAAGCAGACTTCCATGGTGGAATGCCCTCCATCCACATTGTGTTGACCTCTTCCAGCGTCAGGCCTTTCGTTTCTGggacaaagaaaaacatataGAAGTAGGCGAAGACCAGACAGCCTAGGAAGACATAGCCTTAGTAAAAGTTGATTGCACCGGTGATAAAGGGCGTGAAGAAACTAATCAGGAAACCCCACATCTAGTTTGCTGCTGTGACTGCCATGCCCCTTGATTTGACTCTAAGAGGGAAGGTTTCTGACACTATAACAAAACAGCCGCCTGCCCAAATGGTGGCGAacgaaaaaatgaagagcaTGGTGAAGATGATCATACAGTTACCAGCGCCCTGAGAAGTAATATCCTGGTGGCTGCTTCCTTGAGGTCACAGCTTTGTAACGCCGACAGAGGCGAACACAGTAAAGTAGCACAGCATGGAGGCGGCGCCCCACAATAGGCATGTATGACGTCCGACCCTTTCAATATTGTACACTGCtatgaatgaaaagaaaaagttgacTACTCcgatgataataaatgTCTGAAAAGAGTCCTTTAAGCTGACTGACTTGAAGATTGTACCGtagtagaagaaatagttATCACCTGTCAATTGTCGCAGGGATTGGATCATTACTCCCATGAGCAGAAGAACTGTCATGCAAAATTGTTTTTAAAGAAGCAGTGTTATTAAGATCATACATTTAAGTCGTTGCTCCACTATATTAACAGCGTTGAAGAGGAAATAAAGGATGTATCCTATTTTATAATTAGTGATACGaggtaaaaagaaatatattcGACAAATTGAAAGGAGAGAACCCTTTGAGCAGAAAACAATTTTCCATAAAATTTTGACTGCAGCATGACACTAACAAATTTCGGAAGCAACAGAAGCATTTACGTTACACAGTAGCAATAAGTATGTAGAGCAGGATCAATCCGAATCTTCAGCCAGCATTATTCCTTCCGGTCAACTCtgaatgataaaaattAAGTGGAATGAATTTGAATGAAACGAAGCATTATTGTATTCTACCTGGTttttaaaatctttgaggtctctttctctttgaataaGTATTGTTTATAATTCACTGaaaatggaatttttcGCAACGTAAGCAATCATGTACCATTTCACGCATGAACCTGGTTAGTATAAAATCCTAAAAGGTTCGCAACTACACTAAAGGTTGGCCTTCGGTTGCTTCTCAAATGTTCAAAACAAAAGCAAATATTTAATATACggtcaaaaaataaaataaagatgCTTCTCATATTTTGCCTTcttaactttttctttcagttCTTCTCATTCTGCTCCGCATGTGTTGATGTCACTAGTGGTTACTAAGTATTTTGGGCTTGCAAAACAATATGACAAATAATCAAACCGGCTGGTtattccaaaaattttaattCGAAATTGATTCCGATAAAGTGGTAGAAAACTTAGAACAGGACGGTTTGAACCCGGCAATCAACAATCTTTGATTTATACGGATACTTTAGTCGAGTTGGGGCTATTGCCGATTTTTATGAGTACAGTAACCTAGATCTATCGAATTATAAGGGACCTGAGCAATATAATTCTGAGACCGATTATTGTACAGATAAAATGGATTTGGGAATGCGTGtatatgatgaagaaggtaATTATGTTCATCCAGCTACTAATGGCTTAACAAATGCGTGCGCTCATCCCAATCCTCCtacattgaaaaatctatTGATAAATCATTATCTTGAGGGAAAAAGTtacaaacaattttttgtataatgATTTAGTGAGAATACTGGAAACCTTTTATGACACATTTAGAAGTAAGATACATCTTTGATTGACGTCACCAAGATTTATTACTTTGTAGATTTAGAGTTGGTATTTCAAGTTTCGCTTAAACGACACACAAATAATACGTTATTATGGTTCGCTACTGAAACATTACggatttattatataatactGGGACATCATTAACATCGCACTTTCGAATTAATATATGTATACACAACATCGAGGAACAACAGCATCTAGGGGTTGATGACAATGTGTTGTATACTCTCATTATGCTAGTGGTGGCATGATGCAAGAAGCTGATACATACCTtaaaatgaaagagaaCGTAGCTATACATTGTTTGTGGATGAGTTCACATACAGTACTGAAAGAGATGAGGACGGGTTGAGATAGAGTTTGAATGATAGTGAATATAATTACATCATCTTCCAttatatatgttgtcaTTCATTATCCCACTAAATTATCAAACCTcgcgtttcagcttccactaaaaTCGATGACTGTTTCTCAATCTTTATGTCTTCTTACATCGTACATGATAATGTACAAGTACTATGGATACTAGTCGATACATGATAGTTGATTCTCATTCCAATAAAAGTCAACACCACCGTTACCACCCAAAGTTATACTGTTTTTATGTGTGTGTTCGCAACAGCCTATCAGAAAAACAACCCGTAGTCAGAATTATCCCTCAGAAATTCCAATTCTCAAACGATTGTTCTATCTTTCGAAAGTGGCTACGCCTAGGAATATTATAAAACCCACAAGTTCTTGGAGCCTACTTCGAGAACTCACAACAGGACAGGTATATTTAGCGATGGAATGAGATTGTCATATCAAAAGTACAAGATAAAACAATGGGTAGTCTGAGGCGACAAAATTAACTGAAGAAGTAGCTAgcaataaaaagaaaagttcaagaaGTACAAGGGTGATGTATATTCCAATGCTGCCAATACAGCATGCTTCAAGATTGTCACTTCACTTTCAGGTAGATGGTTTGAGTTCAAAGTCCCAAATTTGAACTTAATTTTTCTCCTGAGCATTTCAAAGCAAAATTCACGAAGTGTTATTTTCCATAATAATAACTCCAGTTGATAGCAGTATATCCGGAGATTTTTGTATAATGATAATTTACTGCGTAATATGGCATAAGGGAGTAGCAACGACATTAATTATCATgccattattgaaaaaaaaactttagCATCAAGTGTTATTTCTGAACTCTAAATTCAATCAAATTTttagcagaaaaaaaaaagttgagGAAGTTCAAAGTAAGttataaaatattttgctgACTAGAATGCATAGATAGGGTTTCCTTTCCATTCAAATAGCACGTGTGCATTTTTGACTTAGGACAACTGTGAAAACGGTAAGGTGGTTACAGCCACATACTTTTCTAATCATAGTGCTGAAAAAATGATTTGTTCTGAAGTTGTGAGTTCTTCGTTGAACTAtcgcaaaaaaaaacccaTGCAAAAGCGTACTCActgtttttcattttaccTTTTCAGCAGTATGCCTGCATGCCCCTTAATTTCAACgatttctttccatttgGCTTAACTGCTGCTTCGGAGTATTATGGTGATATTTTCCACAAGCTAGAGTTTGCTTGTCTTCTCCTATCAACAGAAAGTTTATTTCTTGTGTAATTTTCTGCCGACGGTTGCAGAATGCCAAATTAGATGGTTTAAATATTCGAATGAATACTTGCATAGAACACATacctatatatatgcaGCTAGTTTCTTTGTTTTACTGGGGTTTTGGCATCAAATCGATATCATTCGTTGAATCACTGCGCACATGAAGTACTGCAAACTCGATTTATCAAGGCAATGGCTAGATATAGTAtattgtgaaaaaaagttttccGATTTTGTCTTCGTGAAGTTTCTAAATCCTTTACACTCTGAAGGGAAGATATACTGCTATACTTTACATATCACCAAATAATACTAGAAAATAAGGACTACTTTTGTATtatgaagatgaattcaaaaacatGGTCACGATGTTAATGAGCTTTTTGGCGACGGTATCATCTTGCGTTCATGCTGGAACCCTCGACAGTAACTAGACCGAGATTTATGAGTATGCTAACTCCGTTGTGGACTCGGTTAGTTTGTAGCAAACCAATGATAGTATCAATGTAATCACAACTGAATTCATTGGTACTACCATTAGCTTTGATACTAACGTTACGAACATTAATATTCTTGTCGTcgattattcttttcttcgcCAACAAGTCAAccaaaaaatgcaaaaaagaggaaaaaggtGTCTTAATGCAAGATATTGTATCTCCACTAAAGACTGTACTGATTGCGGTAAATCGCTCGGCTATTCATGCATCAAAACGTGCACAGAGTAGAATGGTCATGTTTGTTGCGAAGAGTGGTGGATCCAAACACGCTGCCCAAAAAGAGGGATTTGAAAGTGGAAGGTGCTTCAATAATCAATAATATGGTGGCCATGACCACCATGATGAGctttaaataataaagtctaggtaatataaataaagTAGAATAGTATACAAGCAAGGACGTCCTAAAATaaaagctgaaaaaaaaaaaagccacCAAAGCACCCATCCATGCAATGGCTTAGTTAATcttataatgaaaaagaacaatagCCTCCGGCTATTTTTGACTGAAAAAACTCTGTTGTTTGTGTTGACGTAAGGCATTGCGATCTAGCTTATTAGTCATAATGAAgttttaaagaaaaccaaaaaggGTAAGCTGTTGATTGTTGACGACAGGGGTCATTTGGTGTCCATGCTTTCCAGGACtgacttgaagaagaacgaaAACTTCCCGTTAGCTTCCAAGTCTGGCAGCAGCAAGAAATTGCTATGCGGTGCTTCTGTAGGCACTATGGACTCTGATAGGGAAAGACTAGGCCTGTTGGTGGAAGCTGGCTTGGACGTGGTTATCTTAGATTCATCGCAAGGCAACTCGATTTTCCAGTTGAACATGCTCGAATGGGTGAAAGAGAGTTTCCCAGGGTTGGAAGTCATCGCTGGTAACGTTGTCACCAGGGAAC is a genomic window containing:
- the MAL33 gene encoding transcription factor MAL33, which encodes MKVPKKLIDRCLRLYHDNLYVIWPLLSYDELHKLLNEKYDDRYVYWFLVALSAATLSDLQTELESENGFSFTGKKLSILCISSRQQFDDLSGRDIFRIMTYYCLVRCFSQYSDIRNSYRLCCEAVGLITISGLHREKSYESFSFCEQQLLRKVYYLLLLTERYYSVYVHRVTSLDDTVSLPQSEFVTDPRLSLDSFFEMIRVFTVPGKCFFDALATEASNTSCTEDSLKKIWKELHTASLEIEPWSYGYVDISFSRHWIRTLAWKLVFQMNGTKFFSNANNAHILVDIARDMIDDIFLTPKNLYVVHGPTIPMKALEIANALVDVINQHDKNTESEAWNVLCEVSNFVCSLKHYDGSLIESFVAKCQNSLISLPLFEFQGSSDNLKDDLDVVS